One genomic region from Bufo bufo chromosome 3, aBufBuf1.1, whole genome shotgun sequence encodes:
- the LETMD1 gene encoding LETM1 domain-containing protein 1 has product MALCRTGTCWLHVDGGRRRRCLLTLYQSCHLSTNQKPQGALSLITSKAKHLNAKYEHFLERKLPNFYILYSTFMKGLRMLFIDGKEVRAIRRKMKSHGIQYHQLPYREMEKLRQFRRDVIKAAPVIMISIPPFANYLVFVLMYFFPRQLLIRYFWTPKQQEEFLEIYHSKRKDVYEDVLDGMLKSVSSVTEQTLQDQIHHLVTQVQHGVHPKVANLQEVRAAFSHPPFCMNSLDVQKMKALSRIMFLTPHLPAFFLQRRLRSHIFEIHHLDSALHQLGVKELTDEEVKGACYIRGLNSAPLSAEDCRKWLNCWLQLSGKLKESEASLLLHSMVLLCVNYLQSVGK; this is encoded by the exons ATGGCGCTGTGCAGGACTGGGACGTGTTGGCTGCATGTGGACGGAGGGCGGCGGAGGAGATGTCTGCTGACGCT GTACCAGTCCTGTCACTTATCAACCAACCAGAAGCCACAAGGAGCGCTCTCTCTGATCACCTCAAAAGCGAAACATCTCAATGCAAAGTATGAACACTTTCTGGAGAGAAAGCTGCCGAACTTTTATATCTTGTACTCCACTTTTATGAAAG GATTGCGAATGTTATTTATTGATGGAAAAGAAGTCCGCGCGATAAGAAGAAAGATGAAAAGCCACGGGATACAGTACCACCAGCTGCCTTATAGAGAAATGGAAAAATTAAGACAG TTCAGAAGAGATGTCATCAAAGCTGCCCCCGTGATCATGATTTCGATTCCACCATTTGCAAACTATCTGGTCTTTGTTTTAAT GTATTTTTTCCCCAGACAATTGCTGATCCGGTACTTTTGGACTCCAAAACAGCAGGAGGAGTTCTTGGAGATTTATCATAGCAAACGGAAAGATGTTTATGAAGATGTGTTAGACGGTATGTTAAAGTCTGTTAGCTCCGTGACCGAGCAGACTCTGCAGGATCAGATTCACCATCTGGTCACACAG GTACAGCATGGAGTTCACCCAAAGGTAGCAAATCTGCAGGAGGTCAGAGCAGCCTTCTCACATCCACCTTTCTGTATGAACAGTCTGGATGTCCAGAAAATG AAAGCTTTAAGCCGTATAATGTTCCTGACACCGCACCTTCCAGCTTTTTTCCTTCAGCGTCGGCTCAGGTCGCACATTTTTGAAATTCATCACCTGGACAGCGCCCTGCATCAGTTGGGAGTGAAAGAACTCACCGACGAAGAAGTTAAGGGG GCTTGTTATATCAGAGGGCTAAACTCGGCTCCCCTCAGTGCAGAAGACTGTAGGAAATGGTTAAATTGCTGGCTGCAGCTGTCAGGAAagctaaaag AGTCTGAGGCCTCATTATTATTGCACAGCATGGTCCTGCTATGTGTGAACTACCTCCAGTCTGTAGGGAAGTGA